A genomic region of Metopolophium dirhodum isolate CAU chromosome 1, ASM1992520v1, whole genome shotgun sequence contains the following coding sequences:
- the LOC132934256 gene encoding denticleless protein homolog isoform X2 has protein sequence MDSFNVLKYMEKRQLGYTGFKSKLSDMFIGQMGYIPPTNLNLHSTYIHVGNTFACKFSRNKNNLHIVGVSSEHGEIIVQNTIGHDNDQNKLFKRNSIHDNAIFNFAWAEPQMKLITACGDQSSKLCNLNPSGALDEEREFIHNSSVKSVMFCPGSSDVFCGGCQDGSIKIWDARLNNAQRVLEFEHNIPNTHGIYGAILKKNKSKKMFGVSSVIFKTDQTVISCSSMDHDIKLWDLRKSYRQVKEPICQYSGHFHETGYSKISISHDGRYLFSGCMKNIGVIWLTDFPYNENPMFKIDKIDEKFCKTELSTSDWCADSTSTKLVTSSDSMPMVWSILTHEQQLSKESSICPTSMYKSKKSSVKMCTVPIKFDTELKEKYKKETEETMENWDIQNQNFVPNAEYLNVTPKKPWDVIFCTKTTSSLSTQISPQSETTSTNSTPMVSNQIPEVVTPTSSKKRKKSIVSPKSLIDQYLVPRSKREKLDTVHEI, from the exons ATGGACTCATTTAATGTACTCAAATATATGGAGAAAAGACAACTTGGCTATACCG ggTTCAAAAGTAAATTAAGTGACATGTTTATTGGACAAATGGGTTATATACCTCCAACAAATCTTAACTTGCACAGTACATATATTCATGTTGGAAATACTTTTGCTTGTAAGTTCAGTaggaataaaaacaatttacacaTAGTTGGTGTTTCATCTGAACACGGAGAAATAATTGTTCAAAATACTATAGGTCATGACAATGACCAAAACAAACTGTTTAAAAGAA ATTCTATACATGACAATGCTATTTTTAACTTTGCATGGGCTGAGCCacaaatgaaattaataacgGCCTGTGGAGATCAATCCTCAAAGTTGTGTAATTTAAACCCATCAGGGGCACTCGATGAAGAAAGAGAATTTATTCATAATTCTTCTGTTAAAAGTGTAATGTTTTGCCCTGGATCTTCAG ATGTATTTTGTGGTGGATGCCAAGATGGTTCAATAAAAATCTGGGATGCACGTTTAAATAATGCTCAAAGAGTTTTGgagtttgaacataatatacctaatacacatg gcaTTTATGgagcaatattaaaaaaaaataaatcgaaaaaaatgtttggagtATCTtctgtaatatttaaaactgatcAAACTGTTATATCTTGTTCTTCCATGGACCa tgATATCAAATTATGGGATTTACGTAAAAGTTACCGCCAAGTAAAAG AGCCAATATGCCAATACTCTGGTCATTTCCATGAAACTGGGTACTCCAAAATTAGTATTAGTCATGACGGCCGTTATCTATTTAGTGgttgtatgaaaaatattggCGTTATATGGTTGACAGATTTTCCATATAATGAAAATCCAATGTTTAAAATAGACAAAATTGATGAGAAATTTTGTAAAACAGAATTGAGTACTTCAGACTGGTGTGCAGATTCAACAAGTACTAAA TTGGTAACAAGTAGTGATTCAATGCCAATGGTGTGGTCAATACTTACCCATGAACAACAATTATCTAAAGAATCTTCAATTTGCCCAACTTCaatgtataaatcaaaaaaatcttcAGTGAAAATGTGTACAGTTCCTATCAAATTTGACACTGAActcaaagaaaaatataaaaaagaaacag AAGAAACCATGGAAAATTGGGATATCCAAAATCAAAACTTTGTTCCAAATGCAGAATATTTAAATGTGACTCCTAAAAAACCATGGGatgttattttttgtacaaaaacaaCATCTTCATTGTCTACTCAGATATCACCTCAGTCAGAAACAACATCCACAAATTCTACGCCCATGGTTTCTAATCAAATCCCTGAAGTAGTTACACCTACTTCAagtaaaaaacgaaaaaaaagtattgtatCCCCTAAAAGTTTAATTGACCAATATTTGGTGCCAAGGAGCAAACGTGAAAAATTGGATACTGTACATGAAATATag
- the LOC132934256 gene encoding denticleless protein homolog isoform X1: protein MDSFNVLKYMEKRQLGYTGFKSKLSDMFIGQMGYIPPTNLNLHSTYIHVGNTFACKFSRNKNNLHIVGVSSEHGEIIVQNTIGHDNDQNKLFKRNSIHDNAIFNFAWAEPQMKLITACGDQSSKLCNLNPSGALDEEREFIHNSSVKSVMFCPGSSDVFCGGCQDGSIKIWDARLNNAQRVLEFEHNIPNTHGIYGAILKKNKSKKMFGVSSVIFKTDQTVISCSSMDHDIKLWDLRKSYRQVKGNREPLPLMKYFNEMKISPLNNGYVDIITNPQSTLMYASCINNVIYCYSLDSTETKPICQYSGHFHETGYSKISISHDGRYLFSGCMKNIGVIWLTDFPYNENPMFKIDKIDEKFCKTELSTSDWCADSTSTKLVTSSDSMPMVWSILTHEQQLSKESSICPTSMYKSKKSSVKMCTVPIKFDTELKEKYKKETEETMENWDIQNQNFVPNAEYLNVTPKKPWDVIFCTKTTSSLSTQISPQSETTSTNSTPMVSNQIPEVVTPTSSKKRKKSIVSPKSLIDQYLVPRSKREKLDTVHEI from the exons ATGGACTCATTTAATGTACTCAAATATATGGAGAAAAGACAACTTGGCTATACCG ggTTCAAAAGTAAATTAAGTGACATGTTTATTGGACAAATGGGTTATATACCTCCAACAAATCTTAACTTGCACAGTACATATATTCATGTTGGAAATACTTTTGCTTGTAAGTTCAGTaggaataaaaacaatttacacaTAGTTGGTGTTTCATCTGAACACGGAGAAATAATTGTTCAAAATACTATAGGTCATGACAATGACCAAAACAAACTGTTTAAAAGAA ATTCTATACATGACAATGCTATTTTTAACTTTGCATGGGCTGAGCCacaaatgaaattaataacgGCCTGTGGAGATCAATCCTCAAAGTTGTGTAATTTAAACCCATCAGGGGCACTCGATGAAGAAAGAGAATTTATTCATAATTCTTCTGTTAAAAGTGTAATGTTTTGCCCTGGATCTTCAG ATGTATTTTGTGGTGGATGCCAAGATGGTTCAATAAAAATCTGGGATGCACGTTTAAATAATGCTCAAAGAGTTTTGgagtttgaacataatatacctaatacacatg gcaTTTATGgagcaatattaaaaaaaaataaatcgaaaaaaatgtttggagtATCTtctgtaatatttaaaactgatcAAACTGTTATATCTTGTTCTTCCATGGACCa tgATATCAAATTATGGGATTTACGTAAAAGTTACCGCCAAGTAAAAGGTAATAGAGAACCTCTACCactcatgaaatattttaatgaaatgaaaATTTCACCGCTAAATAATGGTTATGTAGATATAATAACAAATCCTCAATCTACTTTAATGTATGCgagttgtataaataatgttatttactgTTATTCATTGGATTCTACAGaaacaa AGCCAATATGCCAATACTCTGGTCATTTCCATGAAACTGGGTACTCCAAAATTAGTATTAGTCATGACGGCCGTTATCTATTTAGTGgttgtatgaaaaatattggCGTTATATGGTTGACAGATTTTCCATATAATGAAAATCCAATGTTTAAAATAGACAAAATTGATGAGAAATTTTGTAAAACAGAATTGAGTACTTCAGACTGGTGTGCAGATTCAACAAGTACTAAA TTGGTAACAAGTAGTGATTCAATGCCAATGGTGTGGTCAATACTTACCCATGAACAACAATTATCTAAAGAATCTTCAATTTGCCCAACTTCaatgtataaatcaaaaaaatcttcAGTGAAAATGTGTACAGTTCCTATCAAATTTGACACTGAActcaaagaaaaatataaaaaagaaacag AAGAAACCATGGAAAATTGGGATATCCAAAATCAAAACTTTGTTCCAAATGCAGAATATTTAAATGTGACTCCTAAAAAACCATGGGatgttattttttgtacaaaaacaaCATCTTCATTGTCTACTCAGATATCACCTCAGTCAGAAACAACATCCACAAATTCTACGCCCATGGTTTCTAATCAAATCCCTGAAGTAGTTACACCTACTTCAagtaaaaaacgaaaaaaaagtattgtatCCCCTAAAAGTTTAATTGACCAATATTTGGTGCCAAGGAGCAAACGTGAAAAATTGGATACTGTACATGAAATATag